A portion of the Malania oleifera isolate guangnan ecotype guangnan chromosome 3, ASM2987363v1, whole genome shotgun sequence genome contains these proteins:
- the LOC131151164 gene encoding uncharacterized protein LOC131151164 encodes MMKVVRKSSLATGGMKKPHRFRPGTVALRNRAGRRRRQTRRGTTGQVTDACVRPPRVAAAGSTRQLRTETTLEIDEQRRAAIGFRRAEQKLETSQVETRDKLSVCRSCN; translated from the exons ATGATGAAGGTCGTGCGGAAATCGTCTCTAGCCACTGGCGGCATGAAGAAGCCCCATAGGTTTAGGCCAGGAACTGTGGCGCTGAGGAACAGAGCAGGACGGAGGCGACGCCAGACAAGACGAGGGACGACCGGACAAGTGACTGATGCGTGCGTTCG GCCACCGAGAGTTGCAGCAGCAGGGTCCACGAGACAGCTGAGAACTGAGACGACGCTGGAGATTGATGAACAGAGGCGAGCCGCGATTGGGTTCAGACGAGCCGAGCAGAAACTAGAGACAAGCCAAGTGGAAACTAGAGACAAGCTGAGCGTATGCCGGAGCTGCAACTGA